From a single Candidatus Saccharibacteria bacterium genomic region:
- a CDS encoding NADP-dependent phosphogluconate dehydrogenase produces the protein MKIVIHGLGRMGMQIARKLAESGQHQVIAHNRSLEPIKEAVSYGCIGAETKQQVLANFGDEKIIVWVMLPAEVADEEMLAWAEILPKGSVIVSGGNSDYRKTRQLNEKMKAIGMELVDIGVSGGVWGYQNGFPLMCGADKTEAFTCVEPALKTLILPGGAYKHFGPSGSGHYVKMVHNAIEYGMMQSLGEGYRLLKEGPYEAIDLAAAGEVWQHHSVITSWLNELSRDALAENPNMDGISGYVAESGEARWAIETAKQCDIELPAIGASFDVRLRSQKGETNFATKVVAAQRNKFGNHNLNGEGAA, from the coding sequence GTGAAAATAGTGATTCACGGTTTAGGCAGAATGGGTATGCAGATCGCTCGTAAATTAGCTGAAAGCGGCCAACACCAGGTGATTGCACACAATCGCAGCCTAGAGCCAATTAAGGAAGCAGTTTCATATGGTTGTATTGGCGCTGAGACCAAGCAACAGGTGCTGGCAAACTTTGGCGATGAGAAAATAATTGTTTGGGTGATGTTGCCAGCTGAGGTGGCCGACGAAGAAATGCTCGCCTGGGCTGAAATATTACCTAAAGGCAGCGTTATAGTTAGCGGCGGCAACTCCGATTACCGCAAAACTAGGCAGCTAAATGAAAAAATGAAAGCAATTGGCATGGAACTTGTTGACATTGGCGTAAGTGGCGGTGTTTGGGGTTACCAGAACGGGTTCCCGTTAATGTGCGGTGCCGATAAAACGGAAGCGTTTACTTGTGTGGAGCCAGCTCTAAAAACCCTTATTTTGCCTGGGGGAGCATACAAACACTTTGGGCCTTCGGGTAGCGGGCACTATGTCAAAATGGTACACAACGCTATTGAATACGGCATGATGCAGTCGCTCGGCGAGGGATATCGTTTACTCAAAGAAGGACCTTATGAAGCGATTGATCTAGCGGCTGCCGGTGAAGTCTGGCAGCATCACAGCGTCATCACATCATGGCTTAACGAGCTCAGCCGCGATGCTCTAGCTGAGAACCCAAATATGGACGGAATTTCTGGCTATGTTGCCGAGAGCGGTGAAGCACGTTGGGCGATCGAGACGGCCAAGCAGTGCGATATCGAGCTACCAGCTATTGGTGCTTCGTTCGATGTGCGCTTGCGTAGTCAAAAAGGAGAGACAAATTTCGCCACTAAAGTTGTCGCAGCCCAGCGCAATAAATTTGGTAATCACAATCTAAACGGCGAAGGCGCCGCCTAA
- a CDS encoding collagen-like protein, with amino-acid sequence MPLQGLLRKADGKTIAQDGYYDMRVVAFNPVSGQQILSQDFQDVVVKDGQYTLPVSIPKFADTGSSTFQVCHSGDPSAAEDGLDAEDIPTGCKDPVVEKKVFVEAECPQTLNISSNNFLYRLIGNRDGSISGNGCTYVDSGNNFFAQTDKQAPTVVGVQGAKGDSGSVGPQGPAGPQGEKGADGAAGVNGTNGTNGAQGPAGAQGPSGDPATDDQTLSFGGASILSIAGGNSVDLSSLKDNTDVLASLGCTAGQIAQYNGSAWACASPAASSDSQTLSLVANTLSILNGNSVSLASYLDNTDAQSISVASNVLSISGNASTVNLASYLDNTDAQTLSYSTGTHLLSISGGNTADLSSLLDNTDAQGISLAGNTLSISGNASTVNLAGYLDNTDAQSISLVGDTLSISGSAGTVSLAGYLDNTDVLAGLSCGLNQIAKWNGSAWACASDSGLTSEVDGVIGNEVTDATAGGGLTRAGLGTNVSPYTLGIAAGGVTNAMLSNSALTVSAGTGLTGGGSVSLGGTVTLSSTLGTDIDSSEIVNGTIATADIAASAITAALVSDGTLTTADLSATAGITNAQLANSSITVTAGAGLSGGGAVALGSSVTLTSTLGTAIDTTEITDGTILFADIAQNGCSNGQVLKYNTGWTCAADNDTTYTAGTGIAVSGLNVISSTLGTDIDSSEIVDSTVALIDLAADSVNSSKIVNGSVANADLANSAVTITAGTGLSGGGAVTLGSSVTLNLANDFGASIDSSEITDGTVALADLANSSVNSSKIVDGSIATVDVADGAITLAKLANCSSDGQILKYTVVGGWACAADSGLTSEVDGVIGNEVTDATVSGGLTRSGSGTGVSPYTLGIAAGGVTNAMLTNSGVTVTAGTGLTGGGSVSLGGTVTLNSSLGTAIDSTEITDGTITSADLSATAGITNAQLANNAVTVTAGSGLSGGGAVALGSSVTLTSSLGTAIDTSEITDGTILFADIAQNGCSTNQVMQWNGSAWACGSLAGSQNLFETISAPGGTASVADSATDTLAFANGAGVTITSDGTTDTITIAATLGTAIDSSEIVDGTITTSDISATAGITNAQLANSAVTVTAGTGLSGGGSVSLGGTVTLNLTNDFGVSIDSSEITNGTITLADLAQNSCGDGQVIKWSNGSTAWVCANDIDTQLSEAQVDTYVANNGYLTSEVDGSTSNEIQDLSLAGDTLALSGDGTTVDLSAYMDNTDVLAGLSCGLNQIAKWNGSAWACAADADTDTQDLSLAGNTLSLVAGGSVDLTAFMDNTDSQDLSLAGNILSLSGDGTTVDLSGYLDDTVLSEAQVDTYVANNGYLTSEVDGSTTNELQNVFTTIATPDAGNPAADTTTDTLTLANGSGVTITSNGTTDTITIAAALGTDIDSTEIVNGTITSTDISGTAGITNGQLANSSLTVSAGNGLLNGGSVSLGGTTTLNIGAGNGITVNADDIAVRTAASADGLSSTTSSGSGIEALATGVALLQGCSDAQVLKWNETTDVWACAADNDTIISEATVESYIFDADNTGTLSSGTLALGSLSYTGTLSDTQISDTLTIGATSTVSDSALSANVTKLGSDISSAEIANGTIAAADVAPDALDFTELNDTMSLDVATSISLGANNLTFTAGGAGNVVTNLSSTGDFIVQDNGTTAFIVQDNGGVYIGDPASAIATGSLLVLDSITTAPGSPVNGAMYYDSGLAKFRCYESSTWKDCISAPGSQNDTAATYYFFSEFTGSPTTTGQDVYATNSGTGAATAASANVAANRPGIFRSTTGTTATGRTAFASNLTAFALGGGAMSYETAVNIATLSTGTERYQLVIGLFDTATAANQVDAVSFVYDEGGVSTGSAASANWQIRTASNSTRSWTTTTTAVAAATWYKLRVEVNAAGTSATFYINGTNVGTIATNIPTGTARALGFGHLMIKSVGTTARTMDIDYMKAEQSFTTSR; translated from the coding sequence GTGCCGCTACAGGGATTGCTCAGAAAAGCTGATGGCAAGACAATTGCCCAAGATGGCTACTATGACATGCGCGTAGTGGCGTTCAACCCCGTTAGTGGTCAGCAGATTTTATCTCAGGATTTCCAAGATGTGGTTGTCAAAGACGGCCAATACACTCTGCCGGTTAGCATACCCAAGTTCGCAGATACAGGCTCGTCAACTTTTCAGGTATGTCATAGTGGTGACCCAAGCGCTGCAGAAGATGGGCTAGATGCCGAGGATATCCCAACGGGCTGTAAAGACCCTGTAGTCGAAAAGAAGGTATTTGTAGAAGCTGAGTGTCCTCAGACCCTCAATATCAGCTCAAATAATTTTCTTTATCGTTTGATTGGCAATCGAGACGGGTCAATTTCTGGCAATGGCTGTACTTATGTTGACTCGGGCAATAACTTCTTTGCACAGACGGACAAACAAGCTCCGACTGTCGTTGGAGTTCAAGGTGCAAAAGGTGATTCAGGCTCAGTTGGCCCACAAGGTCCGGCTGGTCCGCAGGGCGAAAAAGGTGCTGATGGGGCAGCAGGAGTAAATGGAACTAATGGCACAAATGGCGCCCAGGGCCCGGCGGGAGCTCAAGGGCCGTCCGGCGATCCAGCAACCGATGACCAAACACTTAGTTTTGGCGGAGCAAGCATTCTTTCTATTGCCGGCGGTAATTCAGTCGATTTATCTAGCCTTAAAGACAATACTGATGTTTTAGCATCACTTGGTTGTACTGCCGGACAGATCGCGCAGTACAATGGTAGCGCTTGGGCGTGTGCTAGTCCTGCTGCTTCGAGTGACAGCCAAACTTTGAGCCTCGTAGCCAATACGCTGTCTATTCTAAATGGTAATTCAGTTAGTTTGGCCAGTTACCTAGACAACACCGATGCTCAAAGTATTTCGGTCGCATCAAATGTGCTGTCTATTAGCGGTAATGCCAGCACGGTGAATCTGGCCAGTTACCTAGACAACACTGATGCGCAAACACTAAGCTACTCAACAGGCACGCACCTTCTGTCCATTAGTGGTGGTAATACTGCTGATCTGTCTAGCCTGCTTGATAACACAGACGCGCAGGGCATTTCGCTTGCCGGCAACACGCTGTCGATTAGTGGTAACGCCAGCACGGTGAATCTGGCAGGCTACCTTGATAACACCGACGCGCAGAGCATTTCTTTGGTTGGCGATACGTTGTCTATATCTGGCAGCGCTGGCACAGTTAGCTTGGCAGGGTATTTGGACAATACAGATGTACTCGCCGGCCTGTCCTGTGGGCTGAACCAAATTGCCAAATGGAACGGTAGTGCCTGGGCCTGTGCTAGTGACAGCGGGCTAACGAGTGAAGTTGACGGAGTTATTGGCAACGAGGTTACCGATGCAACTGCCGGTGGTGGCCTAACGCGCGCGGGTCTGGGAACGAATGTGTCGCCGTATACACTCGGCATTGCCGCAGGTGGAGTTACCAATGCCATGCTTTCAAATTCTGCTTTGACAGTTAGCGCTGGCACTGGCCTTACGGGCGGAGGCTCGGTCTCGCTAGGTGGCACGGTGACGCTTAGCTCAACCCTTGGCACAGACATAGATTCTTCAGAAATCGTCAACGGTACCATAGCCACCGCTGACATTGCCGCAAGCGCCATAACTGCAGCCTTAGTTAGCGACGGCACGCTCACAACTGCCGATCTTTCGGCTACGGCTGGTATCACCAATGCACAGCTGGCTAACTCCAGCATCACGGTGACAGCTGGAGCTGGTTTATCTGGCGGTGGGGCAGTAGCTTTGGGCAGTTCGGTAACTTTGACATCGACCCTCGGAACGGCCATCGACACCACGGAGATTACCGACGGCACAATTTTGTTTGCCGACATTGCCCAAAACGGCTGTAGCAACGGTCAAGTACTCAAATACAACACTGGCTGGACATGCGCTGCCGACAACGACACCACCTACACCGCTGGAACAGGTATTGCTGTATCGGGTCTCAATGTCATATCTTCTACGCTCGGCACCGACATAGATTCTTCAGAAATCGTCGATAGTACTGTCGCGCTGATTGATCTAGCCGCCGATTCAGTTAATTCTTCCAAAATCGTCAATGGTTCAGTTGCTAATGCTGATCTAGCCAACTCCGCCGTCACCATTACCGCTGGCACTGGTTTATCTGGCGGCGGGGCGGTCACTCTAGGTAGTTCAGTTACCCTAAACCTAGCCAATGACTTTGGTGCAAGCATTGATTCTAGTGAAATAACTGATGGTACAGTCGCCCTAGCCGATCTAGCTAACAGTTCAGTTAACTCAAGTAAGATAGTAGACGGTTCAATTGCCACAGTCGATGTTGCTGACGGAGCCATTACGCTAGCCAAACTAGCAAACTGTTCTAGCGACGGCCAAATCCTTAAATACACGGTCGTCGGTGGCTGGGCCTGTGCGGCTGACAGCGGGCTAACGAGTGAAGTTGACGGAGTTATTGGCAACGAGGTTACAGATGCAACTGTCAGTGGTGGTTTAACCAGGTCTGGCAGCGGCACAGGCGTGTCGCCATATACACTAGGGATTGCCGCTGGCGGTGTGACTAATGCAATGCTAACCAATTCGGGTGTCACAGTCACTGCTGGAACAGGGCTAACAGGCGGCGGCTCAGTCTCGCTAGGTGGCACAGTTACGCTAAATTCCTCACTCGGAACAGCCATAGATAGTACAGAAATTACCGATGGTACGATAACTTCGGCTGACCTTTCGGCTACGGCCGGTATTACCAACGCTCAACTGGCCAACAACGCAGTTACAGTTACCGCTGGCTCTGGTTTGTCGGGCGGCGGGGCAGTTGCACTGGGGAGTTCGGTAACTTTGACTTCTTCTTTAGGCACCGCAATAGATACCAGCGAAATTACTGACGGCACAATTTTGTTTGCCGACATTGCCCAGAACGGCTGCTCGACGAATCAGGTTATGCAGTGGAATGGTTCGGCCTGGGCATGTGGCTCTTTAGCGGGGTCACAAAACTTGTTCGAAACAATTTCTGCACCAGGAGGAACAGCTTCTGTAGCAGACTCGGCTACAGACACATTAGCATTTGCTAACGGTGCCGGCGTCACAATTACGAGTGACGGAACGACCGATACAATCACCATCGCTGCAACTTTAGGCACGGCGATAGATTCCAGTGAAATTGTCGATGGTACCATCACAACTAGCGACATTTCGGCCACCGCCGGTATTACCAACGCTCAACTGGCTAATTCGGCTGTGACTGTAACAGCTGGTACGGGTCTGTCTGGCGGTGGATCGGTATCATTAGGTGGCACAGTTACTTTGAACCTTACGAATGATTTTGGGGTAAGCATTGATTCCAGCGAGATTACCAATGGCACTATTACTCTGGCCGACCTTGCCCAGAACTCTTGTGGGGATGGGCAGGTTATTAAGTGGAGCAATGGCTCAACAGCCTGGGTATGTGCTAACGACATCGACACCCAGCTTAGCGAGGCCCAAGTCGACACCTACGTAGCAAACAATGGCTACTTAACTAGTGAAGTTGACGGCTCAACTTCTAACGAAATCCAGGACCTGTCTCTCGCGGGGGATACATTGGCACTAAGCGGCGATGGCACAACGGTTGACCTTAGCGCATACATGGACAATACCGATGTTCTGGCCGGGCTGTCCTGTGGGCTGAACCAAATTGCCAAATGGAATGGCAGTGCGTGGGCCTGCGCGGCCGATGCAGATACCGATACGCAAGACCTATCGCTTGCTGGCAATACGCTCAGCCTGGTGGCGGGCGGCAGCGTCGACCTTACGGCTTTTATGGACAACACCGACTCTCAGGACTTATCGCTCGCAGGCAATATTTTGAGCTTGAGTGGCGACGGCACGACCGTAGACCTTAGCGGCTACCTTGACGACACGGTACTTAGCGAGGCCCAGGTCGATACCTATGTGGCGAACAATGGCTATCTGACCAGTGAAGTCGACGGTAGCACGACCAACGAACTGCAAAATGTCTTTACGACGATCGCGACCCCGGATGCTGGCAACCCGGCCGCCGACACGACGACCGACACGCTGACGCTGGCAAACGGCAGCGGCGTTACAATTACCAGCAACGGCACCACCGACACGATCACGATTGCGGCGGCACTCGGCACCGACATTGACTCGACCGAGATCGTGAACGGAACGATCACCTCAACCGACATTTCTGGTACGGCTGGCATCACCAACGGCCAGCTGGCCAATTCATCGCTCACGGTTAGCGCGGGTAACGGCTTACTTAACGGTGGTAGCGTTTCGCTTGGCGGCACCACCACACTCAACATTGGTGCAGGCAACGGCATTACCGTCAACGCCGATGACATCGCTGTCAGAACAGCAGCTAGTGCCGACGGGCTATCTTCTACGACTAGCTCCGGCTCGGGTATTGAAGCGCTTGCTACGGGGGTTGCGCTCCTCCAGGGCTGCTCGGATGCTCAGGTCTTAAAATGGAATGAAACGACCGATGTCTGGGCCTGTGCTGCCGACAATGACACGATTATTTCAGAGGCTACGGTCGAAAGCTACATCTTCGACGCTGATAACACCGGTACGCTCAGTAGCGGCACCTTGGCGCTAGGTAGCCTTAGTTACACCGGTACACTCAGCGATACACAAATTTCTGACACGCTAACAATTGGCGCCACTAGCACGGTGAGCGACAGCGCCTTGAGCGCCAACGTCACGAAGCTGGGCAGCGATATTAGCTCTGCCGAAATCGCGAACGGCACGATTGCCGCGGCGGATGTCGCACCCGACGCCCTTGACTTTACCGAACTAAACGACACCATGTCGCTCGACGTAGCTACTTCGATTTCGCTCGGAGCCAACAACCTGACCTTTACGGCTGGTGGCGCTGGCAATGTCGTAACAAACCTATCATCCACCGGCGATTTCATCGTACAAGATAACGGCACCACAGCATTTATTGTTCAAGATAATGGCGGTGTCTACATCGGCGACCCAGCCTCAGCTATCGCAACTGGCTCACTTCTGGTGCTCGACAGCATTACTACTGCGCCTGGTAGCCCAGTCAACGGTGCCATGTACTACGATTCTGGCCTGGCCAAGTTTCGCTGTTACGAATCAAGCACCTGGAAAGACTGTATCTCGGCCCCAGGTAGTCAAAATGACACGGCGGCAACCTACTATTTCTTCAGCGAATTTACGGGTAGTCCTACGACAACAGGCCAAGACGTATACGCCACAAACAGCGGAACAGGTGCGGCGACGGCTGCGAGTGCCAACGTTGCCGCCAATCGCCCGGGTATTTTCCGCTCTACCACAGGTACTACCGCTACGGGGCGCACGGCATTTGCTTCAAATCTGACTGCCTTTGCGCTCGGCGGCGGAGCGATGTCGTACGAGACGGCGGTAAACATTGCCACGCTTTCCACAGGAACGGAGAGATACCAGTTGGTCATCGGTCTGTTTGATACCGCGACCGCAGCTAATCAAGTGGATGCAGTTTCATTTGTGTACGACGAAGGCGGTGTTTCAACCGGATCGGCTGCGAGCGCCAACTGGCAAATCAGAACAGCCAGCAACTCAACGCGTAGCTGGACCACAACAACAACGGCCGTAGCGGCTGCAACCTGGTACAAATTGCGCGTCGAAGTCAATGCCGCCGGTACCTCCGCCACCTTCTACATCAATGGCACTAATGTCGGAACCATCGCCACCAACATACCAACGGGTACGGCAAGGGCGCTCGGCTTTGGGCATCTGATGATAAAATCCGTCGGCACCACCGCCCGAACCATGGACATCGACTACATGAAAGCCGAACAATCATTCACTACATCAAGATAA
- a CDS encoding GIY-YIG nuclease family protein — MYVVYAIYNRLLDKVYIGQTSDIDKRIKEHNLHTFAGFTSRFEGKWELIFKESVATRSEALKREKQLKSYRGREFIKTHIRE, encoded by the coding sequence GTGTATGTTGTATATGCGATTTACAATCGATTATTAGACAAAGTTTATATTGGTCAAACCAGCGATATAGATAAGCGTATCAAAGAGCATAATCTTCACACTTTTGCTGGTTTTACATCTAGGTTTGAGGGCAAATGGGAATTGATTTTTAAAGAATCAGTTGCCACTCGCTCTGAAGCATTAAAGCGCGAAAAGCAGCTTAAATCTTACAGAGGAAGAGAGTTCATTAAAACACATATTCGGGAGTAG
- a CDS encoding L,D-transpeptidase family protein, whose amino-acid sequence MAVSQPSEDTVDAQAEDQPADVELDLGLGSDQTTSETALDVSSSEAQPLDEIKASAEDSEKLSEIDTSFHHEPLSYTVPDKTNAWTITAVVLTILILLAGGGLAVYRLLLRQGSFGQVKLAGQKIERAEDKSKLISNLYDNFNQVTLSVKDNNEKASLYTPADAGIELLAEISVNKALEAKEKGSIWQRLKWWKVTEINAELQVDKDKMAAFVEEKMTKVEQAPTNATLVIENGNIQLSKSSVGRGFIVKNAEARVTESAAKLQSTIFTMESSELKPFVSDEDTNSIAARVANSLAQKVSLTIAGKTFEPSRAEIGSWISPISLDDKKPNLEFNSGEIEAYIDKIAKNYVNPARSEIIMHRDDGSELKLVSGRDGTDVADKDAIAADISNKLLAAEPVAVQLTVTNQAYGKVSAEDYDKWIVVDLTNKYMDVYEKDKKVKTFLVSAGAPVTPTVVGMYKILYKLKSQDMRGQNADGTSYFQPGVQYVNYFYGGYAIHGVYWRPDWWFGQINSSHGCVGLRTSEAKWVYDWAPVGTVVITHL is encoded by the coding sequence GTGGCCGTAAGTCAGCCCTCAGAGGATACGGTCGATGCACAAGCTGAAGATCAGCCGGCCGATGTTGAACTAGATCTAGGATTAGGTAGTGACCAAACTACTTCAGAGACAGCGTTAGACGTCAGCAGCAGCGAAGCACAGCCGTTAGATGAGATCAAAGCTAGCGCCGAAGATTCAGAAAAACTGTCCGAGATTGATACCAGTTTTCATCACGAGCCTCTTAGCTATACCGTTCCCGACAAAACTAATGCCTGGACTATCACAGCAGTAGTTCTGACTATATTAATTCTTTTGGCGGGCGGCGGCCTGGCGGTTTATAGACTTTTGTTACGCCAAGGGTCATTTGGCCAAGTAAAATTGGCAGGCCAAAAAATCGAACGTGCCGAAGACAAAAGTAAACTAATTTCAAATCTATACGACAATTTTAACCAAGTCACATTATCGGTCAAAGATAACAACGAAAAAGCATCGCTTTATACACCAGCTGACGCTGGAATTGAGTTGTTGGCAGAGATAAGCGTCAATAAGGCACTTGAAGCAAAGGAAAAAGGCAGTATTTGGCAACGTCTAAAATGGTGGAAGGTTACTGAAATCAATGCCGAACTCCAGGTTGATAAAGACAAAATGGCGGCATTTGTAGAAGAAAAAATGACTAAAGTCGAGCAGGCGCCCACCAACGCTACTTTAGTTATTGAAAACGGCAATATCCAACTTAGTAAAAGCAGTGTAGGGAGAGGCTTTATTGTCAAAAACGCCGAGGCAAGGGTTACTGAGTCAGCCGCCAAACTCCAGTCAACAATTTTCACGATGGAGTCCTCGGAGCTTAAGCCTTTCGTTTCCGATGAAGACACTAACTCGATTGCGGCAAGAGTTGCAAACAGTTTAGCTCAGAAGGTTAGCCTAACGATAGCAGGCAAGACTTTCGAGCCTAGTAGAGCCGAAATCGGGTCGTGGATAAGCCCTATTTCATTAGACGATAAGAAGCCCAATCTAGAATTTAACAGTGGTGAAATTGAGGCTTACATCGACAAGATAGCCAAAAATTATGTTAATCCAGCACGAAGCGAGATTATAATGCATAGAGACGATGGTAGCGAATTAAAGTTAGTTTCTGGTCGTGATGGAACAGACGTTGCCGATAAAGATGCTATCGCGGCCGACATATCTAACAAGTTGCTAGCCGCTGAACCCGTTGCAGTTCAATTAACAGTTACCAACCAAGCATATGGTAAGGTCTCAGCTGAAGATTACGACAAATGGATAGTTGTCGATCTGACTAACAAATATATGGACGTGTATGAGAAGGACAAAAAGGTAAAGACTTTTTTGGTCTCCGCAGGCGCTCCCGTTACTCCAACTGTAGTAGGTATGTATAAGATTCTCTACAAACTAAAATCTCAAGATATGCGAGGTCAAAACGCCGACGGTACAAGTTATTTTCAGCCAGGCGTTCAATACGTGAACTATTTTTATGGTGGTTATGCAATCCACGGAGTTTATTGGCGGCCCGACTGGTGGTTTGGCCAGATTAATAGTAGCCACGGCTGTGTTGGACTGAGGACTTCAGAAGCCAAATGGGTTTACGATTGGGCACCCGTCGGTACAGTGGTGATTACACATTTGTAA
- a CDS encoding 6-phosphogluconolactonase: MRFKGYSSDLAALIATEIATQLDRQSRVLWLCSGGSNTLLQVKIMDHLVGSGVSLEGLTILAMDERFGESGHPDSNFQQLKQAGFKTGQATWIDVLAKNLDFDQTVQNYSNLLKDLTKKSDFTIATFGIGADGHTAGILPGSAAVDAQQPVYGYVWQDYVRMTITPNWLVGVDKAFVVARGQAKLDALSRLKAAASSTAELPSMLLNKIKDVVVYTDIKELL, from the coding sequence ATGCGTTTTAAGGGGTATTCTTCAGACTTGGCGGCTCTTATCGCTACAGAGATCGCAACTCAGCTCGATCGGCAATCCAGAGTTTTGTGGTTATGCAGTGGTGGTAGTAACACCCTACTTCAAGTTAAAATTATGGATCACTTGGTTGGCTCAGGCGTAAGTCTAGAGGGTCTAACTATTTTGGCTATGGATGAGCGCTTTGGTGAGTCTGGGCATCCTGATTCGAACTTTCAGCAGTTGAAGCAGGCTGGATTCAAGACAGGCCAGGCCACGTGGATAGACGTTTTAGCCAAGAATTTAGATTTCGATCAAACAGTTCAAAACTACTCCAATCTCCTAAAAGATCTGACCAAAAAGTCCGACTTTACAATAGCTACTTTTGGGATCGGTGCTGACGGGCATACTGCCGGGATATTACCAGGTTCAGCGGCAGTTGATGCGCAGCAACCCGTTTATGGCTATGTTTGGCAAGATTATGTACGTATGACCATTACGCCGAACTGGTTGGTGGGTGTTGATAAGGCATTTGTTGTGGCGCGGGGGCAGGCAAAGCTCGATGCGCTTAGCCGTTTGAAGGCGGCTGCGTCTAGTACCGCGGAGCTTCCAAGCATGTTATTAAATAAAATTAAGGATGTAGTAGTCTACACAGATATAAAGGAGTTATTGTGA